A genomic segment from Stegostoma tigrinum isolate sSteTig4 chromosome 1, sSteTig4.hap1, whole genome shotgun sequence encodes:
- the LOC125455522 gene encoding cyclin-O gives MVANATGEEAPLQAAPSPSKRKRWAAAVNEDVTPEDRAEGVPDSAGIRAPLKRLKCPRYRNWSSGSSGRCALEPSLCCRPADADTDSPALPTSYSPLRLTAHLDLQFLREYGQKCYHLNRESEKKFHPRNCLARQPQITAEDRCKLVSWLIAVHKHFNFSFESMCLTVNIMDRFLQTTPVASDCFQLVGVTSLLLACKQVEVYPPRIKQLLSLCCDAFTGDQLRNLECIILIKLNFKLLTPSVDFFLEHFTITRIEHHHPRSQAASSERLARRLIELSFADYSFNGYPPSLLAISALILADRMLHPREGPSLELSGYPPCLLEDCVQRLKLLLALNEESLAPLQGFEPSDRGSALNFDRVPSSSH, from the exons ATGGTTGCAAACGCGACGGGCGAAGAAGCTCCGCTGCAAGCGGCGCCGAGCCCCAGCAAAAGAAAACGCTGGGCCGCCGCCGTCAACGAGGATGTCACTCCCGAAGACAGGGCTGAGGGCGTCCCAGACAGCGCGGGCATCCGAGCGCCGCTGAAAAGACTCAAGTGCCCGAGGTACCGAAACTGGAGCTCGGGGTCGAGCGGCCGCTGTGCGCTGGAGCCGTCACTTTGTTGCCGCCCTGCGGACGCGGACACTGACAGTCCCGCCCTTCCAACCAGCTACTCCCCTCTCCGGCTGACAGCTCACCTCGATTTACAGTTTCTCAGGGAATACGGACAGAAATGCTACCATCTTAATCGGGAATCTGAGAAGAAATTTCATCCTCGGAACTGCCTGGCTCGTCAGCCCCAG ATAACTGCAGAAGACAGATGTAAACTGGTTAGCTGGCTGATTGCGGTTCACAAACACTTTAACTTTTCCTTCGAATCGATGTGCCTCACTGTCAACATTATGGACCGTTTCCTTCAAACGACCCCCGTGGCTTCAGATTGTTTCCAGCTTGTCGGAGTAACGTCGCTTCTCCTCGCATGCAAACAA GTTGAAGTTTACCCTCCCAGAATTAAACAACTCCTTTCTCTCTGCTGTGACGCCTTTACAGGGGACCAGCTCCGGAACCTGGAGTGTATCATTCTCATCAAACTGAACTTCAAGCTGTTAACGCCGAGCGTGGACTTCTTCTTAGAGCATTTCACCATCACCAGGATAGAGCATCACCACCCGCGCAGCCAGGCTGCCAGCTCTGAACGCCTGGCCAGGCGCCTTATCGAGCTCAGCTTCGCCGACTACTCTTTCAATGGATACCCGCCCTCCCTGCTGGCCATTTCTGCCCTCATCCTGGCCGATCGGATGTTACATCCAAGGGAAGGTCCCAGCTTGGAGCTCAGTGGTTACCCACCCTGTttgctggaggactgtgtgcagagACTGAAGTTGCTGTTAGCTTTGAACGAAGAGTCACTGGCTCCCTTGCAGGGCTTTGAGCCATCAGACAGAGGCTCAGCTCTGAATTTTGACCGTGTTCCCAGCTCCTCACATTGA